A window from Mytilus galloprovincialis chromosome 8, xbMytGall1.hap1.1, whole genome shotgun sequence encodes these proteins:
- the LOC143043030 gene encoding uncharacterized protein LOC143043030: protein MVAKQMSESISVVCEYISFLLTIAGAILHVEFLETSRVGRHLIWNGYTHRQNNKRDTWISWKCIDRNCKATLCTRNDVPSKIGQPYNHLPDHASVKSRKILESVRSRWRSETTPIPSIYDEEITKLRDAPWDAQTLETAQKLPTFESKRSSLYRTRNKLYPGIPNTRPRIQLEGKFRQTTSREPFLQAEDGDINKLLIFTTAENLRQLCTADTVYCDGTFYTAPPMFDSIFTIHAFVGTAMFPLVYSLLPQRDAECYIRLFNLLKNIANQHNLNFHPNKVSLDFECASRNAVSHVFPNAELKGCLFHYAKAIWKKTQEYGLQTQYKDVPDVNKLVRRAAALPLLPLDRFEDYWLHALENAPQSDACTKLTDYIVLTWLEGTTNLELPPNRRTQNK, encoded by the exons ATGGTAGCAAAACAGATGAGTGAAAGTATTAGTGTTGTATGTGA GTATATCAGTTTTCTATTGACCATAGCAGGAGCAATCCTACATGTTGAGTTCCTAGAGACCAGTAGAGTAGGAAGGCATTTGATATGGAATGGCTACACACACCGCCAGAACAACAAAAGAGATACTTGGATCTCTTGGAAGTGCATAGACAGAAATTGCAAGGCTACACTATGCACAAGAAATGATGTCCCTTCAAAGATTGGCCAGCCATACAATCACCTACCAGACCATGCATCAGTCAAAAGTAGAAAGATATTAGAATCTGTTAGATCTAGATGGAGATCAGAAACTacacctataccatcaatttatGATGAAGAAATTACAAAACTCAGAGATGCACCATGGGATGCCCAGACCCTTGAGACTGCACAAAAACTGCCTACCTTCGAAAGTAAGAGGTCATCACTCTATCGTACCAGAAATAAACTTTACCCAGGCATACCAAATACTAGACCAAGAATCCAACTTGAAGGAAAATTTCGCCAGACCACAAGTAGAGAACCATTTCTTCAAGCTGAAGATGGTGACATCAACAAGCTACTCATATTTACAACTGCAGAAAATCTACGACAACTGTGCACTGCAGACACTGTATACTGTGATGGAACTTTCTACACAGCACCACCAATGTTTGACAGCATTTTCACCATTCATGCATTTGTTGGCACAGCCATGTTTCCATTGGTGTATTCTCTGCTACCACAGCGAGATGCTGAATGTTATATAAGATTATTCAATCTCCTGAAAAACATAGCCAACCAACATAATCTCAACTTTCATCCAAATAAAGTGAGCCTTGACTTTGAATGTGCATCAAGAAATGCAGTATCTCATGTCTTTCCAAACGCAGAACTCAAAGGTTGTTTGTTCCACTACGCAAAAGCAATATGGAAAAAGACACAGGAATATGGGCTTCAAACTCAGTATAAAGATGTCCCAGATGTCAACAAACTCGTCCGTCGTGCAGCAGCATTACCATTACTGCCCTTAGATCGTTTTGAAGACTACTGGTTACATGCCTTGGAAAATGCACCACAGTCAGATGCTTGCACCAAATTAACAGACTATATAGTTCTGACATGGCTAGAGGGCACAACCAACCTGGAATTACCACCAAACAGAAGGACCCAGAACAAATAA